In the genome of Cupriavidus taiwanensis, one region contains:
- a CDS encoding LLM class flavin-dependent oxidoreductase has product MANHGPRKQILLNAFNMNCVGHINHGLWTHPRDRSAEYNTLEYWVDQARTLERGLFDGLFIADIVGVYDVYRGNVDVTLQESIQLPVNDPLLLVPAMAAATRHLGFGVTVNLSYEQPYLLARRFSTLDHLTRGRVGWNIVTGYLDSAARAMGLEGQLAHDERYDRADEFLEVLYKLWEGSWQNDAVLRDKAARVFADPAKVRKVSHSGRYYKVDGYHLSEPSPQRTPVLFQAGSSGRGQRFAARHAECVFISPPSKEAARKTVAALREQLVAAGRRPDDVKVFMGAAVVTGRTEAEARARHAEYRDYASREAGLAHFAASTGVDFARYGLDDPVNYEGGNAIESATKTAAQHGWTRRKLLDLFELGGRYPAIVGDPSQVADTLAGWVDETGIDGFNLSRTVVPESYEDFVDLVVPALQERGRYKTAYADGTLRRKLFAEGDRLPARHAADAFRHA; this is encoded by the coding sequence ATGGCGAACCATGGACCGCGCAAGCAGATCCTGCTCAACGCGTTCAACATGAACTGCGTGGGGCATATCAACCACGGGCTGTGGACGCACCCGCGCGACCGTTCGGCCGAGTACAACACGCTGGAATACTGGGTGGACCAGGCGCGCACGCTCGAGCGCGGCCTGTTCGACGGATTGTTCATCGCCGACATCGTCGGCGTCTATGACGTGTACCGCGGCAACGTCGATGTCACGCTGCAGGAATCGATCCAGCTTCCGGTCAACGACCCGCTGCTCCTCGTCCCCGCCATGGCCGCGGCCACCAGGCACCTTGGCTTCGGGGTCACGGTGAACCTGAGCTATGAGCAGCCGTACCTGCTGGCGCGCCGGTTTTCCACGCTGGACCATCTGACGCGGGGACGTGTCGGCTGGAACATCGTGACCGGCTACCTCGACAGCGCGGCGCGCGCCATGGGCCTCGAAGGACAGCTCGCCCACGACGAGCGCTACGACCGCGCCGACGAGTTTCTCGAGGTGCTCTACAAGCTCTGGGAAGGCAGCTGGCAGAACGACGCCGTGCTGCGCGACAAGGCCGCGCGCGTGTTCGCCGATCCCGCGAAGGTGCGCAAGGTCAGCCACAGCGGGCGCTATTACAAGGTGGACGGCTATCACCTGTCGGAACCCTCGCCGCAGCGCACGCCTGTGCTGTTCCAGGCCGGCAGCTCGGGCCGTGGCCAGCGCTTTGCCGCGCGCCATGCCGAATGCGTGTTCATTTCCCCGCCGAGCAAGGAAGCGGCGCGCAAGACGGTGGCCGCGCTGCGCGAGCAGCTGGTGGCAGCCGGGCGCCGTCCGGACGACGTCAAGGTCTTCATGGGCGCAGCCGTGGTCACGGGCCGCACCGAGGCCGAGGCGCGCGCCAGGCATGCCGAGTATCGCGACTATGCGAGCCGCGAGGCCGGACTCGCCCATTTCGCGGCCAGCACCGGCGTGGACTTCGCGCGCTACGGGCTCGACGACCCCGTGAACTATGAAGGCGGCAACGCCATCGAATCCGCGACAAAGACTGCCGCCCAGCATGGCTGGACGCGCCGCAAGCTGCTCGACCTGTTCGAGCTGGGCGGACGCTACCCGGCCATCGTCGGCGATCCGTCGCAGGTGGCCGACACGCTCGCCGGATGGGTCGACGAGACCGGCATCGATGGCTTCAACCTGAGCCGCACCGTGGTGCCGGAGAGCTACGAGGACTTCGTCGACCTCGTCGTCCCCGCACTGCAGGAGCGCGGCCGCTACAAGACCGCGTATGCCGACGGCACGCTGCGGCGCAAGCTGTTCGCCGAAGGCGACCGGCTGCCGGCGCGCCACGCGGCCGACGCGTTCCGTCACGCATGA
- a CDS encoding SfnB family sulfur acquisition oxidoreductase yields the protein MTDLSDIYAARQPAAAGREPALPDPASVRRICDDAEAIDAARALAETFRAGASVRDRERILPWDELERWSESGLGGITVPKAYGGAGVSYATLAEVFAVLSAADASLGQIPQNHFGLLGVLREAGTEAQKRRFYAEVLAGQRLGNAGPERRSADSQTILDGTTRLRRTAHGLRLSGTRFYSTGALFAHRVPTRALDDEGRAVQVWVPRHAARLTVVDDWSSFGQRTTASGTVVFDNVAVAEDDVIPVWQLADRPGLYGANSQLIQAAIDLGIAQAAFDDAIGFVRQHARPWIDAGVARASEDPHLIGDVGRLAIELDAAREVLREAALTLDAIAEQPVTEAGSAQASVAVAEAKVLTTEAALQASEKLFELAGSSATRAGHNLDRHWRNARTHTLHDPVRWKLHLIGNYYLNNALPKRHSWN from the coding sequence ATGACCGATCTCTCCGATATCTACGCAGCCAGGCAGCCCGCCGCTGCCGGGCGGGAACCCGCCCTGCCCGATCCCGCAAGCGTGCGGCGCATCTGCGACGACGCAGAAGCCATCGACGCGGCACGCGCGCTCGCCGAGACATTCCGTGCAGGCGCTTCGGTGCGCGATCGTGAACGCATCCTGCCGTGGGATGAACTCGAGCGCTGGTCCGAAAGCGGACTGGGAGGCATCACCGTGCCCAAAGCCTACGGCGGCGCCGGCGTCTCCTATGCAACGCTGGCCGAGGTATTTGCGGTCCTGAGCGCCGCCGATGCATCGCTGGGCCAGATTCCGCAGAACCACTTCGGCCTGCTTGGCGTGCTGCGCGAAGCGGGAACCGAGGCCCAGAAGCGCCGCTTCTACGCCGAGGTGCTGGCTGGGCAACGCCTCGGCAACGCCGGGCCCGAGCGGCGCTCCGCTGATAGCCAGACCATCCTCGACGGCACCACGCGCCTGCGTCGCACGGCGCATGGGCTGCGCCTGAGCGGCACACGCTTCTACTCCACCGGCGCGCTGTTCGCGCACCGCGTGCCAACGCGTGCGCTCGACGATGAGGGCCGCGCGGTCCAGGTCTGGGTGCCGCGCCATGCCGCCCGCCTGACCGTGGTCGACGACTGGTCGTCGTTCGGCCAGCGCACGACGGCGAGCGGCACGGTGGTGTTCGACAACGTGGCCGTCGCCGAGGACGACGTGATCCCCGTGTGGCAACTGGCTGACCGGCCCGGCCTCTACGGCGCGAACTCGCAACTGATCCAGGCCGCGATCGATCTCGGCATCGCACAGGCCGCGTTCGACGATGCCATCGGGTTCGTGCGCCAGCACGCGCGCCCGTGGATCGATGCAGGCGTCGCGCGTGCGAGCGAGGATCCGCATCTGATCGGCGACGTTGGCCGCCTGGCGATCGAACTCGACGCCGCGCGCGAAGTGCTGCGCGAAGCCGCGCTGACGCTCGATGCCATCGCGGAGCAGCCGGTCACCGAGGCAGGCAGCGCACAGGCTTCGGTCGCCGTGGCCGAGGCCAAGGTGCTGACCACCGAAGCGGCGCTGCAGGCCAGCGAGAAGCTGTTCGAACTGGCCGGCTCTTCCGCCACCCGCGCCGGGCACAACCTCGACCGCCACTGGCGCAATGCGCGCACGCACACGCTGCACGATCCGGTGCGCTGGAAGCTGCATCTGATCGGCAACTACTACCTGAACAACGCGCTGCCCAAGCGGCACTCCTGGAACTGA
- a CDS encoding SfnB family sulfur acquisition oxidoreductase, with product MSLLFNPPPADGRAQPAPAPAVVPHLVRDDAEAIAIARRLAAHFAPGAARRDRERRLPWDELETFSASGLWGITVPHEFGGAGVSNTTLAEVIAIIAAADGSLGQIPQNHFYALEVLRVGGTPAQQAFFYARALAGERFGNALAEIGHKDFRRRTRLTPDGDGFRIDGKKFYCTGALYAHWIPTLVVAEEAGREVTWLAFVPRTADGVGITDDWDGFGQRVTGSGSVTFENVRVEADWVVPFLASFERPTTIGPFAQLLHAAIDLGIGRGALAATLPFLRDHARPWIDAGVARAADDPLTLHQLGEVQVRLRAAEALVRRAGRATDAAQRVPGEQTVAQASLAVAAARALTTTASLLAGTRLFELGGTSATLDNQGLDRFWRNARTHTLHDPVRWKYHAVGNFHLNDKLPPRHGAI from the coding sequence ATGTCGTTGCTTTTCAATCCGCCGCCCGCCGATGGACGGGCGCAGCCAGCGCCCGCGCCTGCCGTGGTTCCGCATCTTGTCCGCGACGACGCCGAAGCGATCGCCATCGCGCGGCGGCTCGCCGCCCACTTTGCGCCCGGAGCGGCCCGGCGCGACCGCGAACGGCGCCTGCCCTGGGATGAACTGGAAACCTTCAGCGCCAGCGGCCTGTGGGGCATCACCGTGCCGCACGAATTCGGTGGCGCGGGCGTGTCCAACACCACGCTGGCGGAGGTCATCGCCATCATCGCCGCAGCGGATGGCTCGCTCGGGCAGATTCCGCAGAACCACTTCTATGCGCTGGAGGTGCTGCGTGTTGGCGGCACGCCGGCGCAGCAGGCATTCTTCTATGCGCGCGCACTGGCCGGCGAGCGCTTTGGCAATGCGCTGGCGGAGATCGGCCACAAGGACTTCCGCCGCCGCACGCGGCTGACGCCTGACGGCGATGGCTTTCGCATCGACGGCAAGAAGTTCTATTGCACCGGCGCGCTGTATGCGCACTGGATTCCCACGCTCGTGGTGGCTGAGGAAGCCGGACGCGAAGTCACGTGGCTCGCGTTCGTGCCGCGCACGGCCGACGGTGTCGGCATCACGGATGACTGGGACGGCTTTGGCCAGCGCGTCACCGGCAGCGGCTCGGTGACGTTCGAGAACGTCCGCGTCGAGGCCGACTGGGTGGTGCCGTTCCTCGCCTCGTTCGAGCGGCCCACGACCATCGGTCCCTTTGCCCAGTTGCTGCATGCGGCGATCGACCTCGGCATCGGCCGCGGCGCGCTGGCAGCCACGCTGCCGTTCCTGCGCGATCACGCACGGCCGTGGATCGATGCCGGCGTGGCACGCGCGGCGGACGACCCGCTGACGCTGCACCAGCTTGGCGAGGTCCAGGTACGGCTGCGTGCCGCCGAAGCACTGGTGCGCCGCGCCGGCCGTGCCACCGATGCCGCGCAGCGGGTGCCCGGCGAGCAAACCGTCGCGCAGGCGTCGCTGGCCGTTGCTGCTGCGCGGGCGCTGACGACGACCGCATCGCTGCTTGCCGGCACGCGGCTGTTCGAGCTGGGCGGCACCTCCGCCACGCTCGACAACCAGGGTCTGGACCGCTTCTGGCGCAACGCGCGCACGCATACGTTGCACGATCCGGTTCGCTGGAAATACCACGCGGTCGGCAACTTCCATCTCAACGACAAGCTGCCGCCGCGGCATGGAGCGATCTGA
- a CDS encoding methionine ABC transporter ATP-binding protein, whose amino-acid sequence MSMTTALLRRGFLPAATRSDAAAATRGGHARTATGAVRFERVSKRYASAAGIVQALSDIDLDIPPGGIFGIIGRSGAGKSTLLRTINRLEAPTDGRVLVDGQDIATLDENGLVALRRRIGMIFQHFNLLSAKTVRDNVALPLKVAGVPRDAIGRRVDEVLALVGLEGKHDTYPGRLSGGQKQRVGIARALVHHPEILLCDEATSALDPETTQSILQLLRDINQRLGLTIVLITHEMRVIREICDQVLVLEHGAIAEAGPVWQVFGQPRHAATQALLAPLTPGLPQDIAARLLPEPPAGPHRRIAELHYAGSGEHAPDLASLAAGLGTDAQLLHGSLDRIQGHTQGRLLWSLAGTGTDPDSLRSPLSPYVKTLGYVADSY is encoded by the coding sequence ATGAGCATGACCACTGCTTTGCTGCGCCGCGGGTTCCTGCCCGCGGCGACACGCTCCGACGCCGCTGCCGCCACGCGTGGCGGCCATGCGCGGACCGCGACCGGCGCGGTTCGCTTCGAACGCGTGAGCAAGCGTTATGCGAGCGCCGCCGGTATCGTCCAGGCCCTCAGCGACATCGATCTCGACATACCGCCCGGCGGCATCTTCGGCATCATCGGGCGCAGCGGCGCCGGAAAATCCACGCTGCTGCGCACGATCAACCGGCTCGAGGCGCCGACGGATGGACGCGTGCTGGTCGACGGGCAGGATATTGCGACGCTCGACGAAAACGGCCTCGTGGCACTGCGCCGCCGTATCGGCATGATCTTCCAGCATTTCAACCTGCTTTCGGCGAAGACGGTACGCGACAACGTGGCGCTGCCGCTGAAGGTTGCCGGCGTGCCGCGCGACGCCATTGGGCGGCGCGTGGACGAGGTGCTCGCCCTGGTTGGCCTCGAAGGCAAGCACGATACCTATCCCGGCCGCCTGTCGGGCGGACAGAAGCAGCGTGTCGGCATCGCGCGCGCGCTCGTACACCACCCCGAGATCCTGCTGTGCGACGAAGCCACCTCCGCGCTGGATCCTGAAACCACGCAATCGATCCTGCAGTTGCTGCGCGACATCAACCAGCGCCTCGGGCTCACCATCGTGCTGATCACGCACGAAATGCGCGTGATCCGCGAAATTTGCGACCAGGTGCTGGTCCTGGAGCACGGCGCCATTGCCGAAGCCGGGCCCGTATGGCAGGTATTCGGCCAGCCGCGCCACGCGGCGACGCAGGCGCTGCTGGCACCGCTGACACCGGGACTGCCGCAAGACATCGCCGCGCGGCTGCTGCCCGAGCCGCCGGCGGGGCCGCACCGGCGCATCGCCGAACTGCACTATGCAGGCAGCGGCGAGCACGCGCCGGACCTCGCCAGCCTGGCCGCCGGACTCGGCACGGACGCGCAGCTGCTGCACGGCAGCCTGGACCGCATCCAGGGCCACACGCAAGGCCGCCTGCTGTGGTCCCTGGCAGGCACCGGCACGGATCCGGATTCGCTGCGCTCTCCCCTTTCCCCATACGTGAAAACACTGGGCTATGTCGCCGATTCTTATTGA
- a CDS encoding methionine ABC transporter permease, translated as MSPILIERLWQGFLDTLTMVGASAAIAVLAGVPLALVLVVTAPGGMRPAPRLHRVLGSVVNSFRATPFIVLLVALLPFTRLVVGATIGVWAAVVPLAVSATPFFARIAEISLRQVDAGLVEAAQAMGCRRRHILLHVLLPEALPGIVGGFTITVVSLIGASAMAGAVGAGGLGDLAIRYGYQRFDTTVMAVVIVILIALVTVVQASGDRLVHRLRER; from the coding sequence ATGTCGCCGATTCTTATTGAACGCCTCTGGCAAGGATTCCTCGATACGTTGACGATGGTCGGCGCATCGGCCGCCATTGCGGTGCTGGCGGGCGTGCCGCTCGCGCTGGTGCTCGTGGTCACCGCGCCCGGTGGCATGCGGCCCGCGCCGCGCCTGCATCGCGTGCTCGGCAGCGTGGTCAACAGCTTCCGCGCCACGCCGTTCATCGTGCTGCTGGTGGCGCTGCTGCCGTTCACGCGGCTGGTCGTCGGTGCAACCATCGGCGTCTGGGCCGCGGTGGTGCCGCTGGCGGTCAGCGCCACGCCGTTCTTTGCACGCATTGCCGAAATCAGCCTGCGCCAGGTCGATGCGGGCCTGGTCGAGGCCGCACAGGCCATGGGCTGCCGGCGCCGGCATATCCTGCTGCACGTGCTGCTGCCGGAAGCGCTGCCCGGCATCGTCGGCGGCTTTACCATCACCGTGGTTTCGCTGATCGGTGCCTCAGCCATGGCCGGCGCGGTCGGCGCGGGCGGGCTTGGCGACCTGGCGATCCGGTACGGCTACCAACGTTTCGATACCACCGTGATGGCGGTGGTCATCGTGATCCTGATTGCGCTGGTCACGGTCGTGCAGGCAAGTGGCGACCGCCTGGTGCATCGCCTGCGAGAGCGCTAG
- a CDS encoding MetQ/NlpA family ABC transporter substrate-binding protein: protein MKISRLLPATVAALFASLALLPAVHAAPLRIGVTPGALADSVEVAAAEARKQGLDVKVVEFTDWTTPNVALSSGDLDVNYFQHQAFLDNAVKERGYKFRSVALGVLPNIGLYSSHVKRFDELKEGARVGVASDPVNQGRGLLLLQKAGLVKLRDGVGAKGSVNDIVANPKKLKLIEIEGPQLVRALDDVDLAQGYPAHFVNAGKPQVAGAGLLYSGIDDTYFAIRFVTREDNAADPRVARFVKIYQDSPAVRKQLGTSYANNDKLYSLPWLKAQP, encoded by the coding sequence ATGAAGATCTCCCGCCTCCTGCCGGCCACCGTTGCCGCCCTCTTTGCTTCGCTGGCGCTGCTGCCGGCCGTCCATGCCGCGCCGCTGCGCATCGGCGTCACACCGGGCGCACTCGCCGACTCCGTCGAAGTAGCGGCCGCCGAAGCTCGCAAGCAGGGCCTCGACGTGAAGGTCGTCGAGTTCACGGACTGGACCACGCCCAATGTCGCGCTGTCGTCCGGCGATCTCGACGTGAACTACTTCCAGCACCAGGCCTTCCTCGACAACGCCGTCAAGGAGCGCGGCTACAAGTTCCGCAGCGTGGCGCTCGGCGTGCTGCCGAACATCGGCCTGTATTCGAGCCACGTGAAGCGCTTCGACGAGCTGAAGGAAGGCGCGCGCGTCGGCGTGGCAAGCGATCCGGTCAACCAGGGCCGCGGCCTGCTGCTGCTGCAGAAGGCTGGCCTCGTCAAGCTGCGCGACGGCGTGGGCGCGAAAGGCAGCGTCAACGACATCGTGGCCAATCCGAAGAAGCTCAAGCTGATCGAGATAGAGGGACCGCAACTGGTCCGCGCGCTGGACGACGTAGACCTGGCGCAGGGCTACCCCGCGCACTTCGTCAACGCCGGCAAGCCCCAGGTGGCCGGTGCCGGGTTGCTGTACTCCGGCATCGACGATACCTATTTCGCGATCCGCTTCGTCACGCGCGAGGACAACGCCGCCGATCCGCGCGTGGCGCGCTTCGTGAAGATCTACCAGGACTCGCCAGCAGTGCGCAAGCAGCTCGGCACGTCCTATGCCAACAACGACAAGCTGTACAGCCTGCCGTGGCTCAAGGCGCAGCCGTGA
- a CDS encoding DUF5625 family protein: MGTRERDRGTMRLLRIFLLAWLAVVQVDAVQAAFGTPPFTVPLDLSKAGSRIEREFRIPERQLYAFIVGFKYQERDQADRARARRLSGSYERDRNGKIITPGVAFALRVTVVKTAPEGESTVIDREINVDEIALFSWSNDEFDKEIAALPLEKGRYRIVVETTKAAPEMKGAPISFSVHRAYRGK, encoded by the coding sequence ATGGGAACGAGGGAACGTGATCGCGGCACCATGCGCCTACTCCGGATTTTTTTGTTAGCCTGGTTGGCAGTTGTGCAGGTCGATGCCGTTCAGGCTGCCTTTGGCACCCCGCCTTTCACGGTTCCGTTGGACCTAAGCAAGGCTGGAAGTCGAATCGAAAGAGAATTTAGAATCCCCGAGCGACAACTTTACGCCTTCATTGTTGGCTTCAAGTATCAAGAAAGGGACCAGGCGGATCGAGCCAGAGCCAGGCGACTGTCGGGGAGCTATGAACGCGATAGGAATGGGAAGATCATTACACCAGGCGTTGCTTTTGCGTTACGAGTGACCGTGGTAAAAACCGCGCCGGAAGGCGAAAGTACGGTCATTGACCGCGAGATTAACGTCGATGAGATTGCCCTGTTTTCGTGGAGCAACGACGAATTCGATAAAGAGATTGCCGCCCTTCCTTTAGAGAAGGGGCGCTACCGGATTGTCGTCGAAACTACCAAGGCGGCACCGGAGATGAAAGGCGCACCGATCAGCTTTTCAGTCCACCGAGCTTACCGGGGGAAGTGA
- a CDS encoding acyl-CoA dehydrogenase family protein encodes MPHPLPASPFAQAAPAFSSLAERFRPVFAQIAAGALERERTRTLAHDAVALLRDAGFGALRVPREHGGLGASASQLYALLIELGAADSNLPQILRAHFGFIERLHAEIAPSRRAPWLRLAAQGAIFGNAAMERGDGQLGRYRTTLAPDGAGGWRLDGEKYYSTGTLYADWIAVSATRTDDGSPAYVLVRADAAGVDRLDDWHGFGQRLSASGTTRFLDVAVPDEHVLSFSRTDPTTVTACFQLVHLATLAGIARAIERDAAAFVRRRKRVYSNGSAATAAEDPLVQQVVGQLSGVAFVTQATVSAVAAKLDEIDALRQRGEAVPDAMLQDVELDASRAQVGMLDLVLGAAGRLFDVGGASALDAAHQLDRHWRNARTLASHNPAIYKARIVGDHAINGTAPTYYWSVGTRAA; translated from the coding sequence ATGCCACACCCTCTTCCTGCTTCACCTTTCGCCCAAGCGGCACCGGCGTTCTCATCGCTCGCCGAGCGCTTTCGGCCGGTGTTCGCACAGATCGCGGCCGGCGCACTCGAACGCGAACGCACGCGCACACTGGCCCACGACGCGGTTGCACTGCTGCGCGACGCCGGCTTCGGTGCATTGCGCGTGCCGCGCGAGCATGGCGGCCTGGGTGCTTCCGCGTCGCAGCTGTATGCGCTGCTGATCGAACTGGGCGCGGCCGACTCCAACCTGCCCCAGATCCTGCGCGCGCACTTCGGCTTTATCGAACGGCTGCATGCCGAAATCGCGCCGTCACGGCGCGCGCCGTGGCTCCGGCTCGCGGCGCAGGGCGCTATCTTCGGCAACGCCGCGATGGAGCGCGGCGACGGCCAGCTGGGCCGGTACCGCACCACGCTCGCGCCGGACGGCGCCGGAGGCTGGCGCCTCGACGGCGAGAAGTACTACAGCACCGGCACGTTGTATGCGGACTGGATCGCCGTGTCGGCCACCCGCACCGATGACGGCAGCCCGGCCTATGTGCTGGTGCGGGCCGATGCGGCGGGCGTCGACCGGCTCGACGACTGGCATGGCTTCGGCCAACGCCTGAGCGCATCGGGCACGACGCGTTTCCTGGACGTTGCCGTTCCCGACGAGCACGTGCTGTCGTTCTCGCGCACGGACCCGACCACGGTCACCGCGTGCTTCCAGCTCGTACACCTGGCCACGCTTGCCGGCATCGCGCGCGCCATCGAACGCGACGCTGCCGCGTTCGTGCGGCGGCGCAAACGCGTGTACAGCAATGGCAGCGCGGCGACGGCGGCGGAAGATCCGCTCGTGCAGCAGGTGGTCGGACAGTTGTCGGGCGTCGCCTTCGTGACCCAGGCAACGGTCAGTGCGGTTGCCGCGAAGCTTGACGAGATCGATGCGCTGCGCCAGCGCGGCGAGGCAGTGCCGGATGCCATGCTGCAGGACGTCGAACTCGATGCGTCGCGCGCCCAGGTCGGCATGCTCGACCTGGTCCTCGGCGCGGCCGGCCGGCTGTTCGACGTCGGCGGGGCCTCCGCGCTCGACGCCGCGCACCAGCTGGATCGCCACTGGCGCAACGCACGCACACTGGCCTCGCACAACCCGGCCATCTACAAGGCAAGAATCGTCGGCGACCATGCGATCAACGGCACGGCGCCGACGTATTACTGGTCGGTCGGTACGCGCGCTGCCTGA
- a CDS encoding ABC transporter substrate-binding protein, producing the protein MLPPNTIMKNPFRPSRPSQLFRPFAFLAPVVLSLPLLGGLLAAPANAAAPAQAAEAPRAGGTLTTIIQPEPVILTSALNSAAPTGFFSANVFDGLIEYDNDFKLKPALAQRWDISKDSKTLTFHLRPNVKWHDGKPFTSADVKWTLENVWKKLHPRNQILFGKVTRVDTPDALTVVLHFSEPSLAVLSSLNSNGAQVLPKHLYEGTDILNNPYNNKPVGTGPFVFKEWSKGNYIVLERNPDYWDKGKPYLDKIVFKVIPDASARAAALEKGEVQYAPFNPVPLKDAQRLSQLPSLKLETRGYEWLSPWLFMDVNVDRPYFKDVRVRQALAHAIDLNALNKVVWFGFGKPAVSPVVSTLGQFFNPSVPKYPFDPARAEALLDAAGLKRGADGNRLKIQIDYLPYGDDYKRSAEYIKQALKRVGVDVTVRTQDTPTYTRRVYGDRDFDLAVVWFAGFADPLVGVTRAYRSDTVGKNIPWSNGSGYRGDEANRLIDQAQGSPSQAERVELFRKFQSVVQTDLPSIPLLELRFFTVQSSNLRDTVSGVDQVYASLKRAWLAPAGTAVATATTPAATAAQAAR; encoded by the coding sequence ATGTTGCCGCCCAACACCATCATGAAGAACCCGTTCCGGCCATCGCGGCCCTCGCAACTATTCCGGCCGTTCGCGTTCCTGGCGCCAGTCGTGCTGTCGCTGCCGCTGCTGGGCGGCCTGCTGGCGGCACCGGCCAACGCCGCTGCGCCAGCACAGGCCGCGGAAGCGCCGCGGGCCGGCGGCACGCTCACGACCATCATCCAGCCCGAGCCGGTGATCCTGACTTCGGCGCTCAATTCAGCCGCGCCGACCGGTTTTTTCAGCGCGAACGTCTTCGATGGCCTGATCGAGTACGACAACGACTTCAAGCTCAAGCCGGCGCTCGCGCAGCGCTGGGACATCTCGAAGGATTCGAAGACGCTCACGTTCCACCTGCGGCCGAACGTGAAGTGGCATGACGGCAAGCCGTTCACGTCGGCCGACGTGAAGTGGACGCTCGAGAACGTGTGGAAGAAGCTGCATCCGCGCAACCAGATCCTGTTCGGCAAGGTCACGCGCGTCGATACGCCCGATGCGCTGACCGTCGTGCTGCATTTCTCCGAGCCGTCGCTGGCGGTGCTCAGCTCGCTGAACAGCAACGGCGCGCAGGTGCTGCCCAAGCACCTGTACGAAGGCACGGACATCCTCAACAACCCGTACAACAACAAGCCGGTGGGAACGGGGCCTTTTGTCTTCAAGGAATGGAGCAAGGGCAACTACATCGTGCTCGAGCGCAATCCCGACTACTGGGACAAGGGCAAGCCGTACCTCGACAAGATCGTCTTCAAGGTGATCCCCGATGCCAGCGCGCGCGCCGCGGCGCTGGAGAAGGGCGAAGTCCAGTACGCACCGTTCAACCCGGTGCCGCTGAAGGATGCGCAGCGCCTGTCGCAGCTGCCTTCGCTGAAACTGGAGACGCGCGGCTACGAATGGCTGTCGCCGTGGCTGTTCATGGATGTCAACGTTGACCGTCCGTACTTCAAGGACGTGCGCGTGCGCCAGGCGCTGGCCCATGCGATCGACCTGAACGCGCTGAACAAGGTGGTGTGGTTCGGCTTTGGCAAGCCCGCGGTGAGCCCGGTGGTCTCGACGCTGGGGCAGTTCTTCAACCCCAGCGTGCCGAAGTATCCGTTTGACCCGGCCAGGGCCGAAGCCCTGCTCGACGCTGCCGGCCTGAAGCGCGGTGCTGACGGCAACCGCCTGAAGATCCAGATCGACTACCTGCCGTATGGCGACGACTACAAGCGCAGCGCGGAGTACATCAAGCAGGCGCTCAAGCGCGTGGGTGTCGACGTGACCGTGCGCACGCAGGACACCCCCACCTATACCAGGCGTGTCTACGGCGATCGCGACTTCGACCTCGCGGTGGTCTGGTTCGCGGGCTTTGCCGATCCGCTGGTTGGCGTGACGCGCGCCTATCGTAGCGACACGGTCGGCAAGAATATCCCGTGGTCGAACGGCTCGGGCTATCGCGGCGACGAAGCGAACCGGCTGATCGACCAGGCGCAGGGCTCGCCAAGCCAGGCCGAACGCGTCGAGCTGTTCCGCAAGTTCCAGTCCGTGGTGCAGACCGACCTGCCGTCGATCCCGCTGCTCGAGCTGCGCTTCTTCACGGTGCAGTCGTCGAACCTGCGCGATACGGTCAGCGGCGTGGACCAGGTCTATGCGTCGCTCAAGCGCGCCTGGCTGGCGCCGGCGGGCACGGCCGTGGCCACGGCCACCACGCCCGCTGCCACTGCGGCGCAGGCCGCGCGCTGA
- the msuE gene encoding FMN reductase, with translation MSKPLKIVAVNGSTQQPSRTLALVEALIAELDARLHVDAHVINLADIARPLGGALWRTELPTAIEAQLQEIESADLVIAASPVYRGAYPGHFKHLFDLIGQEALADKPVLLAATGGSDRHALVLEHQLRPLFGFLQALTLPIGVYATPSDFESYTVQSPALRERIRLAADRAAPLFAAHRRVALKAA, from the coding sequence ATGTCCAAGCCCCTGAAGATCGTTGCCGTCAACGGCAGTACCCAGCAACCCTCGCGCACGCTTGCGCTGGTCGAGGCGCTGATCGCCGAGCTCGACGCGCGACTGCATGTCGACGCTCATGTCATCAACCTGGCGGATATTGCGCGCCCGCTCGGCGGCGCGCTGTGGCGCACGGAACTGCCGACCGCGATTGAAGCGCAACTGCAGGAAATCGAATCGGCCGACCTGGTCATCGCCGCGTCGCCGGTCTATCGCGGCGCGTATCCGGGCCACTTCAAGCACCTGTTCGACCTGATCGGCCAGGAAGCGCTCGCCGACAAGCCCGTGCTGCTCGCCGCCACCGGCGGCAGCGACCGCCATGCGCTGGTGCTCGAACACCAGTTGCGGCCGCTGTTCGGCTTCCTGCAGGCACTGACGCTGCCTATCGGCGTTTATGCAACCCCTTCGGATTTCGAGAGCTACACCGTGCAGAGCCCCGCGCTGCGCGAGCGTATCCGGCTCGCGGCCGACCGCGCCGCGCCGTTGTTCGCGGCGCACCGCCGGGTTGCATTGAAGGCCGCGTGA